From Musa acuminata AAA Group cultivar baxijiao chromosome BXJ3-8, Cavendish_Baxijiao_AAA, whole genome shotgun sequence, one genomic window encodes:
- the LOC103995114 gene encoding heat stress transcription factor A-2b isoform X1 — protein sequence MNPVKEEYQDYSEVSSGSNEIVVDPPRPLEGLHEAGPPPFLTKTYDMVDDPSTNQVVSWSQTNNSFVVWDPHAFAMTLLPKYFKHNNFSSFVRQLNTYKRMMKEHERRKEKKDMAVATVITSYVNQLEGFRKMDPDRWEFANEGFLRGQKHLLKTIKRRRPHNHPPLQQSLSSYIEVGEFDLERKVDRLKRDRHLLMQEVVKLRQEQQNTRAHLKAMEERLQLTEQRQQQTMAFLARLMQNPSLLQQLLDQKERMKELEEAISKKRRRPIDTAPEPDDGGTSGYQETYLPVKIEAQGTQDFYVEEVLSSDNLAGQSHSEEHLAPHENNTDGELNDNFWEELLNEGLGDEKGTFGIEGVDTEDVNVLADQLGFLTSTSPI from the exons ATGAATCCGGTGAAAGAGGAATACCAGGATTACTCGGAGGTATCCTCTGGCTCCAATGAGATCGTGGTCGATCCTCCGAGACCATTGGAGGGGCTCCATGAAGCCGGGCCACCGCCTTTTCTAACCAAGACATACGACATGGTGGATGACCCGAGCACGAACCAGGTGGTCTCGTGGAGTCAGACGAACAACAGCTTCGTGGTCTGGGACCCGCATGCCTTCGCCATGACGTTGCTGCCCAAATACTTCAAGCACAACAACTTCTCCAGCTTCGTCAGGCAGCTAAATACCTAT AAGAGGATGATGAAAGAACatgaaagaagaaaagagaagaaagatatgGCTGTTGCAACTGTAATTACTTCATATGTGAATCAGCTTGAG GGTTTTAGAAAGATGGATCCTGATAGATGGGAATTTGCTAACGAGGGATTCCTCAGGGGGCAGAAACATCTGCTTAAGACCATAAAAAGGAGAAGGCCACACAATCATCCTCCATTACAACAGTCTCTTAGTTCATACATCGAGGTTGGGGAATTTGACCTGGAAAGAAAAGTAGACCGGTTAAAGCGTGATAGACATTTGTTGATGCAGGAAGTTGTAAAACTAAGGCAGGAGCAACAGAACACAAGAGCCCATCTCAAAGCTATGGAAGAGAGGCTACAACTGACAGAGCAGAGGCAACAACAGACAATGGCTTTCCTAGCTCGGCTGATGCAGAACCCCAGCTTATTACAACAGTTGCTTGACCAGAAGGAGAGAATGAAGGAGCTTGAAGAGGCCATTTCTAAGAAAAGAAGAAGACCCATCGACACAGCTCCTGAGCCTGATGATGGGGGAACGAGCGGATACCAGGAAACATATTTGCCTGTCAAAATTGAAGCTCAAGGTACACAGGACTTCTATGTTGAGGAAGTTTTGAGCTCGGATAACTTAGCAGGACAGTCCCATAGCGAGGAGCACTTGGCGCCTCATGAAAACAACACAGATGGGGAGCTGAATGACAACTTTTGGGAGGAGTTGCTAAACGAAGGACTTGGTGATGAGAAAGGTACTTTCGGTATCGAGGGGGTAGATACTGAAGATGTAAATGTCTTGGCTGATCAACTAGGCTTTCTTACTTCTACCAGCCCTATATAG
- the LOC103995114 gene encoding heat stress transcription factor A-2b isoform X2 yields the protein MNPVKEEYQDYSEVSSGSNEIVVDPPRPLEGLHEAGPPPFLTKTYDMVDDPSTNQVVSWSQTNNSFVVWDPHAFAMTLLPKYFKHNNFSSFVRQLNTYGFRKMDPDRWEFANEGFLRGQKHLLKTIKRRRPHNHPPLQQSLSSYIEVGEFDLERKVDRLKRDRHLLMQEVVKLRQEQQNTRAHLKAMEERLQLTEQRQQQTMAFLARLMQNPSLLQQLLDQKERMKELEEAISKKRRRPIDTAPEPDDGGTSGYQETYLPVKIEAQGTQDFYVEEVLSSDNLAGQSHSEEHLAPHENNTDGELNDNFWEELLNEGLGDEKGTFGIEGVDTEDVNVLADQLGFLTSTSPI from the exons ATGAATCCGGTGAAAGAGGAATACCAGGATTACTCGGAGGTATCCTCTGGCTCCAATGAGATCGTGGTCGATCCTCCGAGACCATTGGAGGGGCTCCATGAAGCCGGGCCACCGCCTTTTCTAACCAAGACATACGACATGGTGGATGACCCGAGCACGAACCAGGTGGTCTCGTGGAGTCAGACGAACAACAGCTTCGTGGTCTGGGACCCGCATGCCTTCGCCATGACGTTGCTGCCCAAATACTTCAAGCACAACAACTTCTCCAGCTTCGTCAGGCAGCTAAATACCTAT GGTTTTAGAAAGATGGATCCTGATAGATGGGAATTTGCTAACGAGGGATTCCTCAGGGGGCAGAAACATCTGCTTAAGACCATAAAAAGGAGAAGGCCACACAATCATCCTCCATTACAACAGTCTCTTAGTTCATACATCGAGGTTGGGGAATTTGACCTGGAAAGAAAAGTAGACCGGTTAAAGCGTGATAGACATTTGTTGATGCAGGAAGTTGTAAAACTAAGGCAGGAGCAACAGAACACAAGAGCCCATCTCAAAGCTATGGAAGAGAGGCTACAACTGACAGAGCAGAGGCAACAACAGACAATGGCTTTCCTAGCTCGGCTGATGCAGAACCCCAGCTTATTACAACAGTTGCTTGACCAGAAGGAGAGAATGAAGGAGCTTGAAGAGGCCATTTCTAAGAAAAGAAGAAGACCCATCGACACAGCTCCTGAGCCTGATGATGGGGGAACGAGCGGATACCAGGAAACATATTTGCCTGTCAAAATTGAAGCTCAAGGTACACAGGACTTCTATGTTGAGGAAGTTTTGAGCTCGGATAACTTAGCAGGACAGTCCCATAGCGAGGAGCACTTGGCGCCTCATGAAAACAACACAGATGGGGAGCTGAATGACAACTTTTGGGAGGAGTTGCTAAACGAAGGACTTGGTGATGAGAAAGGTACTTTCGGTATCGAGGGGGTAGATACTGAAGATGTAAATGTCTTGGCTGATCAACTAGGCTTTCTTACTTCTACCAGCCCTATATAG
- the LOC135644334 gene encoding 26S proteasome non-ATPase regulatory subunit 7 homolog A-like, producing the protein MDVVKAQQMAGRAVEKVIVHPLVLLSIVDNYNRVARDTRKRVIGVLLGSSAKGTVDVTNSYAVPFEEDEKDPSIWFLDHNYHESMFSMFKRINAKEHVVGWYSTGPKLRENDLDIHALFNDYVPNPVLVIIDVQPKELGIPTKAYYAVEEVKENATQKSQKVFVHVPSEIAAHEVEEIGVEHLLRDVKDTTISTLATEVTGKLAALKGLDARLREIRGYLDLVIDGKLPMNHEILYHLQDIFNLLPNLNVNELIKAFAVKTNDMMLVIYLSSLIRSVIALHNLINNKMLNKEHEKAEDSNPTAIPNAAGS; encoded by the exons ATGGATGTGGTGAAAGCGCAGCAGATGGCCGGGCGGGCGGTGGAGAAGGTGATAGTGCACCCGCTGGTGCTGCTGAGCATCGTGGACAACTACAACCGCGTCGCCCGCGACACCCGCAAGCGCGTCATCGGCGTCCTCCTCGGATCCTCCGCCAAGGGCACCGTCGACGTCACCAACTCCTACGCAG TTCCTTTTGAAGAAGATGAAAAGGACCCAAGCATTTGGTTTTTGGATCATAATTACCATGAATCAATGTTCTCCATGTTTAAAAGAATAAATG CCAAGGAGCATGTTGTGGGTTGGTACAGCACAGGTCCAAAGCTACGGGAAAATGATTTGGACATTCATGCTTTGTTTAATGA TTATGTTCCTAATCCTGTGTTGGTGATTATTGACGTCCAACCTAAGGAGCTTGGTATACCTACCAAAGCCTACTATGCTGTTGAAGAGGTCAAAGAG AATGCTACACAGAAAAGTCAGAAGGTGTTTGTGCATGTACCTTCAGAAATTGCTGCTCATGAAGTTGAGGAAATTG GAGTGGAACACTTGCTGAGGGATGTCAAGGATACAACAATCAGCACTCTTGCaacagag GTTACTGGCAAACTTGCAGCTTTGAAAGGGCTAGATGCAAGGTTACGTGAGATACGTGGTTATCTAGACCTTGTAATTGATGGGAAGTTACCAATGAATCATGAGATTTTGTACCATTTGCAG GACATATTTAATCTACTTCCGAACCTTAACGTGAATGAATTGATCAAGGCTTTTGCAG TGAAAACAAATGACATGATGCTAGTTATATATCTTTCTTCCCTCATCCGGAGTGTTATTGCACTTCACAACTTGATAAATAACAAA ATGCTCAACAAGGAACATGAAAAAGCTGAAGATTCCAACCCCACGGCGATACCCAATGCA